A region of Bacteroidota bacterium DNA encodes the following proteins:
- a CDS encoding peptidylprolyl isomerase encodes MKKIASVTLSILTLSISTQLVAQKSKKATPVVTAPKEVAVVKPNPVVFTYGSDTVFKNEFERLLYKNKPNKEKPTEKDVREYLDLYINFKLKVKEAKLMQLDTNPNFKSELGGYRKQLANPYLTDKKVSESLMKEAYERMKTEINGSHILLFCNENASPADTLAAYNKLIDLRKRALKGENFDSLASKYSDDPSAKKQGAKLGWYTVFQMVYPFENQSYKTNKGDISMPFRTQFGYHILKINDKRAARGEVKLAHIMIRTSYEAAPEQVMDAQHKIDSVYAQLNSGENFGVLAEKYSQDEGSSKNKGEMNWIASLSGYPEEFKDVAFALTVNQISKPFKTNFGWHIIKLLETRPLGEYKDVLDVIKQKTNKDTRSESSKAAVVARVKKENNYKENPANLKAFAATLDSSFINATWNYDEDKISTSPLFTIGTATYSVKDFASYVKANQQPLEKASIQMTVANMFRQWADNKCIAYEESILDNKYEDFRNVMQEYNDGILLFDLTDKKVWTKAVADTIGLDKFYESNKNNYKWKDRVSYTVYTCIDDKTKKEAVKMLSKGKSRDEVLTKLNKKVANSVIVKDVKSERNDATADKLWEQKGVVDIANMDNNFKFYYVNGVVGSEVKTLKEARGAVTSEYQNQLEKDWIKELRNKYNITVDETIVKSLYQ; translated from the coding sequence ATGAAGAAAATTGCATCAGTAACACTGTCAATTCTTACCTTATCTATTTCAACTCAACTTGTTGCTCAAAAAAGTAAAAAAGCCACTCCTGTTGTTACTGCTCCAAAAGAAGTAGCGGTGGTAAAGCCTAATCCAGTTGTTTTTACTTATGGCTCAGATACTGTTTTTAAAAATGAATTTGAAAGATTACTTTATAAAAACAAACCCAATAAAGAAAAACCAACAGAAAAGGACGTTCGTGAATATTTAGATTTATACATTAATTTTAAACTAAAAGTAAAAGAAGCTAAGTTAATGCAATTGGATACCAACCCTAATTTTAAAAGTGAGTTGGGCGGCTACAGAAAACAATTAGCTAATCCATATTTAACTGATAAAAAAGTAAGCGAATCGTTAATGAAAGAAGCATACGAACGTATGAAGACAGAAATTAATGGTAGCCATATATTGCTGTTTTGTAATGAAAATGCAAGCCCTGCTGATACCTTAGCCGCTTACAATAAATTAATAGATTTAAGAAAACGTGCATTGAAAGGTGAAAATTTTGATTCATTGGCAAGCAAATATTCTGACGATCCATCAGCTAAAAAGCAAGGTGCTAAATTAGGCTGGTACACCGTATTCCAAATGGTTTATCCTTTCGAAAACCAATCTTACAAAACCAATAAAGGCGATATTTCGATGCCGTTCCGTACACAGTTTGGTTACCACATTTTGAAAATTAACGATAAACGTGCTGCCAGAGGTGAAGTAAAGTTAGCACATATTATGATTCGTACTTCATACGAAGCGGCACCGGAACAAGTAATGGATGCACAACATAAAATTGATTCAGTTTATGCGCAATTAAACAGTGGCGAAAATTTTGGTGTATTGGCTGAAAAATATAGCCAAGACGAAGGAAGTAGTAAAAATAAAGGAGAAATGAACTGGATTGCCAGTTTAAGCGGTTACCCGGAAGAATTTAAGGATGTAGCTTTTGCTTTAACAGTTAACCAGATTTCAAAACCATTTAAAACTAACTTTGGATGGCATATTATTAAATTATTAGAGACACGTCCTTTGGGAGAGTATAAAGATGTATTGGATGTAATTAAACAAAAAACAAATAAAGATACACGCTCAGAAAGCTCAAAAGCAGCAGTAGTGGCACGTGTTAAAAAAGAAAACAATTACAAAGAAAATCCGGCTAATTTAAAAGCATTTGCAGCTACTTTAGATTCAAGCTTTATCAATGCAACATGGAATTATGATGAAGATAAAATAAGCACCAGCCCATTATTTACTATTGGTACTGCTACTTACAGCGTTAAAGATTTTGCCTCTTATGTAAAAGCCAATCAACAACCATTAGAAAAAGCGTCTATACAAATGACTGTAGCAAATATGTTCCGTCAGTGGGCCGATAATAAATGTATTGCTTACGAAGAAAGTATCTTGGATAACAAATACGAAGATTTCAGAAATGTAATGCAAGAGTATAATGATGGTATTTTATTGTTTGATTTAACTGATAAAAAAGTATGGACTAAAGCAGTAGCTGACACTATTGGTTTAGATAAGTTTTATGAAAGCAATAAAAACAATTATAAATGGAAAGACAGAGTTTCATATACTGTTTATACTTGTATTGACGATAAAACAAAAAAAGAAGCTGTTAAAATGCTTTCTAAAGGAAAATCTCGTGATGAGGTATTGACAAAACTGAACAAAAAAGTAGCTAATTCTGTAATTGTGAAAGATGTGAAATCAGAAAGAAACGATGCCACTGCTGATAAATTATGGGAGCAAAAAGGCGTTGTTGATATTGCCAATATGGATAACAATTTTAAATTCTATTATGTAAATGGTGTTGTTGGTAGCGAAGTTAAAACTTTAAAAGAAGCAAGAGGAGCTGTTACCAGCGAATACCAAAACCAATTAGAAAAAGATTGGATTAAAGAATTGCGTAATAAATACAATATTACTGTTGACGAAACAATAGTAAAAAGTTTATACCAGTAA
- a CDS encoding peptidylprolyl isomerase has protein sequence MFKIIKFNFLFAFIVLAAISKAQPGSGETIDGIVGVFADKIILHSEIEFEYQQFRKEYPERVTDTLRCDILRQKLTEKLLATKAEVDSLPLSEERIEGELEQRIQYFARQFGGDRGLEEFYGKSISEIKANYREKIKTSLLVQEMQQKILKDIKISPTDIKTFFNSLEKDSLPYYSAEVEVAQIIIEPKVSKEAKDIALQKATELRDRLLNGDNFRTIAKIYSDDKGSAVQGGELGFFGRGMMVPEFEAAAFKTPQDSISRIVETKFGYHIIQPIKRRGEEVNARHVLIRPQIYRADIDLAKQRIDSVINLIKIDTITFADAAKKFSTDKRSGARGGYLTDGSAGNTKIPVDELPKDIFLNIQGLKPGDMTEPELTTIQSQTGEPIKVWRVLYLKSESLPHVANLKDDYQKMQTAAEEDKKNKTLARWIDKNRKQFYVHIADEYKTCPSLEAWQSKTTQ, from the coding sequence GTGTTTAAAATAATAAAATTTAATTTTCTTTTTGCATTTATTGTACTGGCTGCAATAAGTAAGGCACAACCCGGAAGTGGCGAAACCATTGATGGGATTGTGGGTGTTTTTGCTGATAAAATTATTTTGCATTCAGAAATTGAATTTGAATACCAACAATTCAGAAAAGAATACCCTGAGCGTGTTACCGATACCTTACGTTGCGATATTTTAAGACAAAAATTAACGGAGAAGCTATTGGCTACAAAAGCCGAGGTTGATAGTTTGCCTTTAAGCGAAGAGCGTATAGAAGGAGAGTTGGAACAACGCATTCAGTATTTTGCCAGGCAGTTTGGAGGCGATAGAGGTTTGGAGGAATTTTACGGTAAAAGTATCAGTGAAATAAAAGCAAACTACCGTGAAAAAATAAAAACCAGTTTATTGGTGCAGGAAATGCAACAAAAAATACTGAAGGATATAAAAATTTCGCCTACCGACATAAAAACATTTTTTAACTCGTTAGAGAAAGACAGTTTGCCTTATTACAGTGCCGAAGTTGAAGTGGCGCAAATAATAATAGAGCCTAAAGTATCGAAGGAGGCAAAGGACATTGCTTTACAAAAAGCTACCGAGTTAAGAGATCGTTTACTCAATGGCGATAATTTTAGAACCATTGCCAAAATTTATAGCGATGATAAAGGAAGTGCTGTTCAGGGTGGTGAGTTAGGATTTTTTGGAAGAGGAATGATGGTGCCGGAGTTTGAAGCAGCCGCTTTTAAAACACCACAGGATAGTATTTCGCGTATTGTGGAGACCAAGTTTGGTTACCACATTATTCAACCTATTAAACGTAGGGGAGAAGAAGTAAATGCACGTCACGTGCTTATTCGTCCACAAATTTATAGAGCCGATATTGATTTGGCTAAACAACGTATTGATTCTGTTATTAACCTGATAAAAATAGACACCATTACTTTTGCTGATGCAGCTAAAAAATTCAGTACCGATAAACGTTCAGGTGCCCGTGGTGGTTATTTAACAGATGGTTCAGCGGGTAATACCAAAATTCCGGTTGATGAATTACCTAAAGATATATTTTTAAATATACAGGGTTTAAAACCCGGTGACATGACCGAGCCTGAATTAACAACCATACAAAGCCAGACAGGTGAACCAATAAAAGTATGGCGTGTTTTGTACTTAAAATCGGAAAGCCTGCCACACGTAGCCAACTTAAAAGACGATTATCAGAAAATGCAAACAGCAGCCGAAGAGGATAAGAAAAATAAAACACTGGCACGCTGGATTGATAAAAACCGTAAACAGTTTTACGTTCACATTGCCGATGAATATAAAACATGCCCAAGTTTAGAAGCTTGGCAAAGTAAAACAACTCAATAA
- a CDS encoding AAA family ATPase — MQFNNDVEAANALHQKYTELKKEIGKVIVGQDYVVESLLISIFSNGHTLMIGLPGLAKTLLVKTLSQVLDLEFNRIQFTPDLMPSDITGSEILNEKREFQFLRGPIFANIILADEINRTPPKTQAALLEAMQEKSVTINGQLHHLPNPFFVLATQNPIEQEGTYALPEAQLDRFMFNVLLDYPSFAEEVEIIKSTTSNKTVELNKILHGQEILAFQNLVRKTPVADNVIDYAVKLVSKTRPQSEWATDEIKKYIDFGAGPRAGQFLIIGAKAHALIHGKYSPDIENVKAVALNILRHRMIKNYRAEAEGIKIEKLIEGIL; from the coding sequence ATGCAATTTAATAACGATGTAGAAGCTGCAAATGCTTTGCACCAAAAATATACCGAGTTAAAAAAAGAAATTGGGAAAGTAATTGTTGGGCAAGATTACGTAGTTGAATCATTGCTTATTTCCATTTTTAGTAATGGACATACCTTAATGATTGGTTTACCCGGTTTAGCTAAAACATTATTGGTTAAAACCCTAAGCCAGGTTTTAGATTTGGAGTTTAACCGTATTCAGTTTACACCGGATTTAATGCCGAGTGATATAACCGGGTCGGAAATTTTGAATGAAAAACGCGAATTTCAATTTTTGCGTGGTCCTATATTTGCTAATATTATTTTAGCTGATGAAATAAACCGTACACCTCCTAAAACGCAGGCCGCTTTGTTAGAGGCTATGCAGGAAAAGTCGGTTACTATCAATGGACAATTGCATCATTTACCCAATCCATTTTTTGTATTGGCAACGCAAAACCCTATTGAACAAGAAGGAACGTATGCACTTCCAGAAGCACAGTTAGACCGTTTTATGTTTAATGTATTATTAGACTATCCTAGTTTTGCTGAAGAGGTTGAAATTATAAAATCAACCACAAGCAATAAAACTGTAGAGTTAAATAAAATATTACATGGTCAGGAAATATTAGCATTTCAGAACTTGGTGCGTAAAACACCGGTGGCTGATAATGTAATTGACTATGCGGTTAAGCTGGTAAGTAAAACCCGTCCGCAAAGTGAGTGGGCTACTGATGAGATAAAAAAATACATTGACTTTGGAGCCGGCCCGCGTGCAGGACAGTTTTTAATCATTGGTGCCAAAGCCCATGCTTTAATACACGGCAAATACTCACCAGATATTGAAAATGTAAAAGCCGTAGCATTAAATATACTACGCCACCGTATGATTAAGAATTACCGAGCCGAGGCAGAAGGTATTAAAATAGAAAAGCTAATAGAAGGAATTTTATAG